In Desulfovibrio sp. 86, the following proteins share a genomic window:
- a CDS encoding SDR family oxidoreductase: MSAYSQLCASMQAAPSRWLVTGVAGFIGSNLLEHLLKLGQTVVGLDNFLTGYQKNLDMVRDIVGPEAWSRFTFIEGDIRDLDTCHKACKGIQHVLHEAALGSVPRSIDDPLLSNSCNITGFLHMLVAARDAGVKSFVYAASSSTYGDSPGLPKVEDKIGRPLSPYAVTKYVDELYADVFNRCYGFSTVGLRYFNVFGQRQDPYGAYAAVVPQWFASLIKGETVFVNGDGETSRDFCYIDNVVEANLLSSFAQGEAANTIYNVAFGQRTTLNELFDLIREEVARHKPEAANAKAEHRDFRAGDVRHSLADISRAATRLGYAPHFDVRQGLRLAGDWYAANL, translated from the coding sequence ATGAGCGCGTATTCCCAATTGTGTGCCTCCATGCAGGCAGCCCCTTCCCGCTGGCTGGTTACCGGCGTCGCGGGTTTTATCGGTTCCAACCTGCTGGAACATCTTTTGAAGCTTGGCCAGACCGTCGTCGGTCTGGACAACTTTTTGACCGGTTATCAGAAAAATCTTGATATGGTGCGCGATATCGTCGGGCCTGAAGCCTGGAGCCGTTTTACCTTCATTGAAGGCGACATTCGCGATCTGGACACCTGCCATAAAGCCTGCAAAGGCATACAGCACGTGCTGCACGAGGCGGCGCTGGGTTCCGTGCCGCGCTCCATTGATGATCCCTTGCTGTCCAACAGCTGCAATATCACGGGCTTTCTGCACATGCTTGTGGCCGCCCGCGACGCCGGGGTCAAGAGCTTTGTGTATGCCGCTTCTTCATCAACCTACGGCGATTCGCCGGGACTGCCCAAGGTGGAAGACAAGATCGGCCGTCCCCTGTCGCCATACGCCGTCACCAAGTATGTGGACGAGCTTTATGCCGACGTGTTCAACCGCTGCTACGGCTTTTCCACCGTCGGGCTGCGCTACTTCAACGTTTTCGGCCAGCGGCAGGATCCCTACGGCGCGTATGCCGCCGTTGTGCCGCAGTGGTTCGCCAGCCTCATCAAGGGCGAAACTGTCTTTGTGAACGGCGACGGCGAAACCAGCCGCGACTTCTGCTACATTGACAATGTTGTGGAGGCCAACCTGCTGTCCAGCTTCGCCCAGGGCGAAGCCGCCAACACCATCTACAATGTGGCCTTTGGTCAGCGCACCACCCTCAATGAGCTTTTTGACCTTATCCGCGAAGAGGTGGCCCGCCATAAGCCCGAAGCCGCCAACGCCAAGGCCGAACACCGCGATTTTCGCGCGGGCGACGTGCGCCACAGCCTGGCCGACATCAGCCGCGCCGCGACCCGGCTGGGATATGCCCCCCATTTTGACGTGCGCCAGGGCCTGCGTCTGGCTGGTGACTGGTACGCCGCCAACCTGTAG
- a CDS encoding GyrI-like domain-containing protein → MSEFTVTIVEYPAKRLTGIKVRSNMAKAQEDCSALWQRFCTDYAQVMPTASYGVTVMVNAEDFDYWAAVEDKDGRLPADLEHVDIPAGKYAVCGVPNLASIGEAYMFIFQNWLASQQTYAYDEQSLSFELYPSHWSVENPFEIYVGIKG, encoded by the coding sequence GTGAGTGAATTTACCGTGACGATTGTGGAATACCCGGCCAAGCGCCTCACCGGCATAAAAGTGCGTTCGAACATGGCAAAAGCGCAGGAGGATTGCTCCGCCCTGTGGCAGCGTTTCTGCACCGACTATGCGCAGGTCATGCCCACTGCGTCCTATGGCGTGACTGTCATGGTCAACGCGGAAGACTTCGACTACTGGGCTGCCGTGGAAGACAAGGACGGGCGTCTGCCAGCCGACCTGGAGCACGTGGACATCCCGGCGGGCAAATACGCGGTTTGCGGCGTGCCCAACCTTGCGAGCATCGGGGAAGCGTACATGTTCATTTTTCAAAATTGGCTCGCCAGCCAGCAGACGTATGCTTATGACGAACAGTCACTGAGCTTTGAGCTGTATCCCTCGCACTGGAGCGTGGAAAATCCTTTTGAGATCTATGTGGGCATAAAGGGATAA
- a CDS encoding sugar transferase, whose product MISSYRMGLLQVLDLLCILLALAISGLTTIAPDLSVFDDYTGATLFTIFFYMLFFYILDAYSVGQEDFKETAGRVLVACLLGIISSATASYAFQHWRFDRETVVLLFALSFCFSLFWRWLYHLNAHKLTHPMRILLVGVDRAGKVRQLLAEGLPQAEIIGYVGEHDQGPDAGPCLGPPFLALDIAHEKKATMILLLPDAPIDDEIAHDLLEAKLRGSMVVDIRSFYEHVVQRLPLSQITDEWLLQTEGFSLNTRGSLRRLKRALDVLISLVLLIPATPIMLLTALIVRLESPGPVIYKQDRVGLFEKEFTVYKFRSMRADAEKNGAVWASAGDARVTRFGRFIRKVRIDELPQIWNILKGDMSFIGPRPERMAFVQKLKETIPYYSLRHTVKPGLTGWAQVCYPYGASEEDARRKLEYDLYYIKNMSILLDINIIFKTVGVVLFPKGAR is encoded by the coding sequence ATGATAAGCAGTTATCGTATGGGACTTTTACAGGTGCTGGACCTGCTCTGCATCCTGCTGGCCCTGGCAATTTCCGGGCTGACCACGATTGCGCCGGATTTGAGCGTTTTTGACGACTACACCGGCGCCACGCTCTTTACCATTTTCTTCTACATGCTGTTTTTCTATATTCTTGACGCCTACAGCGTGGGCCAGGAAGATTTCAAGGAGACTGCGGGCCGCGTGCTTGTGGCCTGCCTGCTGGGCATCATTTCATCGGCAACGGCATCCTACGCCTTCCAGCACTGGCGCTTTGACCGCGAAACCGTCGTCTTGCTTTTTGCGCTTTCTTTCTGCTTCAGCCTGTTCTGGCGCTGGCTGTATCACCTCAACGCGCACAAGCTTACCCATCCCATGCGTATTCTTCTCGTGGGCGTTGACCGTGCCGGCAAAGTGCGGCAACTGCTGGCCGAAGGCCTGCCCCAGGCCGAAATCATCGGCTATGTGGGCGAGCACGATCAGGGCCCGGACGCAGGCCCCTGCCTTGGTCCGCCATTCCTGGCTCTGGACATAGCCCACGAAAAAAAGGCCACCATGATCCTGTTGCTGCCCGACGCCCCCATTGACGATGAAATCGCGCACGACCTGCTTGAAGCCAAGCTACGCGGCAGCATGGTTGTGGACATTCGCAGTTTTTACGAACACGTGGTGCAGCGCCTGCCGCTTTCACAAATCACGGACGAATGGCTGCTGCAGACAGAGGGCTTTTCGCTGAACACGCGCGGCTCGCTACGGCGACTCAAACGCGCCCTGGACGTGCTCATTTCCCTGGTGCTGCTCATACCTGCCACGCCCATCATGCTGCTGACCGCCCTCATCGTGCGCCTGGAATCCCCCGGCCCGGTCATTTACAAGCAGGATCGCGTGGGACTGTTTGAAAAAGAATTTACGGTGTACAAATTCCGCTCCATGCGGGCTGACGCCGAAAAGAACGGAGCCGTCTGGGCCAGCGCCGGAGACGCCCGCGTGACCCGCTTCGGACGCTTCATACGCAAGGTGCGCATAGACGAACTGCCGCAGATATGGAACATCCTCAAAGGCGACATGAGCTTTATCGGCCCCCGCCCCGAGCGCATGGCCTTTGTGCAGAAGCTCAAGGAAACCATACCCTACTACAGCCTGCGCCACACGGTTAAACCCGGCCTCACGGGCTGGGCCCAGGTGTGCTACCCCTACGGCGCGTCCGAAGAAGACGCCCGCCGCAAGCTGGAATACGACCTGTACTACATCAAGAACATGTCCATCCTGCTGGACATCAACATCATCTTCAAGACCGTCGGCGTGGTGCTCTTTCCCAAGGGCGCACGCTAG
- a CDS encoding glycosyltransferase family 4 protein: MKIIVLGNQARSMSNFWSVLVRHMFRAGHEVICCTPPGDPGAEAVLAAQGARLQHYPLDRKGLNPLNDLRTTGALLRIFKNEKPDLLFASTIKPVIYGGIAARVAGVPHSYATITGLGYAFEADSLFKKCVNRLSALLYRTALSAAEGVFFQNEDDIATFQKAGILGPKARILRARGTGVDTARFAPTPLPGLTDDGTLTEPPVFLLVARLLEAKGLSEYAEAAHELKARHPQARFLLLGPEEQGLGSVSLEQVRQWQDHGGIEYLGETRDVRPYISAAHVMVLPSWREGTPTSIMEGMSMGRAAIVTDAPGCREVVRNGHNGYLVPLRDPKALASAMEAFILRPELMASMGAAGRQMALNDFDAEKVADGILEDMHVPASPESDSTGR, translated from the coding sequence ATGAAGATCATAGTTCTGGGCAATCAGGCCAGGTCCATGAGCAATTTCTGGAGCGTACTGGTGCGCCACATGTTTCGGGCTGGCCATGAAGTGATCTGCTGCACGCCGCCCGGCGATCCGGGAGCGGAGGCGGTTCTGGCGGCCCAGGGGGCGCGGCTGCAGCATTATCCGCTGGATCGCAAGGGGCTCAACCCCCTGAACGACCTGCGCACCACCGGGGCGCTTTTGCGCATTTTCAAAAATGAAAAGCCCGACCTGCTCTTTGCCTCCACCATCAAGCCCGTCATATACGGCGGCATTGCGGCCCGTGTGGCAGGCGTGCCGCATAGTTACGCCACCATCACCGGACTCGGCTACGCCTTTGAGGCCGACAGCCTTTTTAAAAAATGCGTCAACCGCCTGAGCGCCCTCTTGTACCGCACGGCGCTTTCCGCCGCTGAAGGCGTTTTTTTTCAGAATGAAGACGACATCGCCACCTTCCAGAAAGCCGGGATTCTGGGGCCAAAGGCGCGAATCCTGCGGGCGCGCGGCACCGGGGTGGACACAGCCCGCTTTGCCCCCACGCCCTTGCCCGGGCTTACGGATGACGGCACGCTGACCGAACCGCCGGTTTTTCTGCTGGTGGCCCGCCTGCTTGAAGCCAAGGGGCTGAGTGAATACGCCGAGGCCGCGCATGAACTCAAGGCCAGGCATCCCCAGGCGCGTTTTCTGCTTCTGGGACCCGAGGAACAGGGACTCGGCAGCGTCAGCCTGGAGCAGGTGCGCCAGTGGCAGGACCACGGCGGCATCGAATATCTTGGCGAAACGCGGGACGTGCGCCCCTACATAAGCGCGGCGCACGTCATGGTGCTGCCCTCGTGGCGCGAGGGCACGCCCACCTCCATCATGGAAGGCATGAGCATGGGACGCGCCGCCATCGTCACTGACGCGCCCGGTTGCCGCGAGGTTGTGCGCAACGGGCATAATGGCTACCTTGTACCCCTGCGCGATCCCAAGGCCCTTGCGTCCGCCATGGAAGCATTCATTCTCCGCCCCGAGCTCATGGCCAGCATGGGCGCTGCCGGACGCCAGATGGCCCTGAACGACTTTGACGCCGAAAAGGTGGCCGACGGCATCCTTGAAGACATGCACGTTCCGGCATCGCCGGAATCGGACAGCACGGGGCGCTAG